The following are from one region of the Arthrobacter sp. TMP15 genome:
- a CDS encoding acetyl-CoA C-acetyltransferase, translating into MTAQTNDVVILAGARTPQGRLNGQLAPFTAVELGSKAIAAAVSRSGIDVEDINFVIMGQVLQAGAGQNPARQSSVGAGVGWNVPAVTINKVCLSGLTAVIDAARLIRSGEASVVVAGGQESMTRAPHMLPGSRQGWTYGAIQALDVAAHDGLTDAFDDDSMGLSTERGNLRLNISRTAQDEVAAASHQRAAAAAESGIFDAEIVPLTVPQRKGEPLILSHDEGIRPQTSVDTLAGLRPAFTADGAITAGNSSPLSDGASALVLCSRSYAEEHGLAWLAVVGAPGQVAGPDNSLHSQPSNAISTALQTAGWDVNELDFIEINEAFGSVAVQSLRDLDLPLAKCNIHGGAIALGHPIGASGARLALHAALELSRRGSGKAAVSLCGGGGQGEALLLFRDA; encoded by the coding sequence ATGACGGCACAAACGAATGATGTGGTAATTCTCGCAGGCGCCCGTACCCCCCAGGGGCGGCTCAACGGTCAGCTGGCGCCGTTTACCGCTGTTGAATTGGGTTCCAAGGCCATCGCAGCTGCAGTCTCGCGCTCCGGTATTGACGTTGAGGACATCAATTTCGTGATCATGGGCCAGGTGCTGCAGGCGGGTGCCGGACAAAACCCAGCCAGGCAAAGCTCTGTTGGTGCAGGAGTCGGCTGGAACGTACCCGCTGTGACAATCAACAAGGTGTGCCTGTCAGGACTGACGGCTGTGATTGACGCCGCACGTTTGATCCGTAGCGGCGAAGCAAGCGTCGTGGTGGCCGGCGGTCAGGAATCAATGACACGCGCCCCACACATGTTGCCCGGATCACGGCAGGGCTGGACGTACGGTGCCATTCAGGCTCTTGATGTAGCGGCGCATGACGGACTGACCGATGCTTTTGACGACGACTCAATGGGCTTGTCAACCGAGCGCGGCAATCTACGATTGAATATCTCCCGCACGGCCCAGGATGAAGTCGCGGCAGCCTCGCACCAGCGGGCAGCGGCGGCAGCAGAGTCAGGAATTTTTGACGCGGAGATTGTTCCACTCACGGTTCCACAGCGTAAGGGCGAACCTCTCATACTAAGTCACGATGAAGGCATCCGACCCCAGACAAGTGTAGATACGCTTGCCGGACTGCGTCCCGCCTTTACTGCTGACGGAGCCATCACGGCAGGTAACTCCTCCCCCTTGTCCGATGGCGCCAGCGCCCTTGTGCTTTGCTCCCGTAGCTACGCTGAGGAACACGGCCTGGCTTGGTTAGCCGTGGTGGGGGCACCCGGGCAAGTGGCCGGACCTGACAACTCGCTGCATTCCCAGCCTTCAAACGCCATATCTACCGCACTACAAACGGCTGGCTGGGATGTCAACGAACTCGACTTCATTGAAATCAATGAGGCATTTGGTTCCGTGGCTGTCCAATCGTTGCGAGACTTGGACCTGCCACTGGCGAAGTGCAACATCCATGGCGGCGCCATTGCCCTAGGGCACCCGATCGGGGCCTCAGGAGCCCGCTTGGCGCTCCATGCCGCCCTTGAACTCAGTCGTCGAGGCTCCGGTAAGGCAGCGGTTTCCCTGTGCGGCGGTGGCGGCCAGGGCGAGGCCCTGCTCTTATTCCGCGACGCCTAA
- the rplL gene encoding 50S ribosomal protein L7/L12 gives MAKLTNDELIAAFKELTIIELSEFVKLFEETFEVTAAAVAVAGPAGGGAGEEEAEQTEFDVILEAAGDKKIAVIKEVRSITSLGLKEAKEVVDSAPKAVLEGVTKEAAEKAKEALEAAGATVTLK, from the coding sequence ATGGCTAAGCTCACCAACGACGAGCTCATTGCAGCTTTCAAGGAACTGACCATCATCGAGCTCTCCGAGTTCGTCAAGCTCTTCGAAGAGACCTTTGAAGTTACCGCTGCTGCTGTTGCAGTTGCAGGCCCCGCCGGCGGCGGCGCTGGCGAAGAAGAAGCAGAGCAGACTGAATTCGATGTCATCCTCGAAGCAGCCGGCGATAAGAAGATTGCTGTTATCAAGGAAGTTCGCTCCATCACTTCATTGGGTCTGAAGGAAGCCAAGGAGGTCGTTGATTCGGCTCCCAAGGCTGTTCTGGAAGGCGTCACCAAGGAAGCTGCAGAGAAGGCCAAGGAAGCTCTCGAAGCTGCCGGCGCCACGGTTACCCTCAAGTAA
- the rplJ gene encoding 50S ribosomal protein L10: MATPTKVAAVAEITKDFNDSTAAVLTEYRGLTVAQLKELRVSLGQDTKFSVVKNTLTAIAAKEAGVDAFEGQLSGPTAIAFIKGDAVAAAKSLTDFAKVNKQLVIKTGFFEGKALDAAGLVALAALESRELQLAKVAGILKAPMAAAARTLEALRLKLADGAPAQEAPVAEEAPAAEAPAAEEAPAAEAPAAEEAPAAEAQTTEA; the protein is encoded by the coding sequence ATGGCAACGCCAACTAAGGTGGCTGCAGTTGCAGAAATCACAAAAGATTTCAATGATTCAACTGCCGCAGTCCTAACCGAATACCGTGGGCTCACAGTAGCTCAGCTCAAGGAGCTGCGCGTTTCTCTCGGCCAGGACACCAAGTTCTCGGTTGTAAAGAACACCCTGACAGCCATTGCGGCCAAGGAAGCTGGTGTAGACGCTTTCGAGGGTCAGCTCAGCGGTCCCACCGCCATTGCTTTCATCAAGGGTGACGCTGTTGCTGCAGCAAAGAGCCTCACGGATTTTGCAAAAGTTAACAAGCAGCTGGTCATTAAGACCGGCTTCTTCGAGGGCAAGGCTCTCGACGCCGCTGGACTCGTGGCACTGGCTGCCCTTGAGTCTCGCGAACTGCAGCTGGCTAAGGTCGCCGGCATCCTCAAGGCTCCGATGGCTGCCGCTGCGCGTACGCTTGAAGCTTTGCGTTTGAAGCTCGCAGATGGCGCTCCGGCGCAGGAAGCACCTGTCGCTGAAGAAGCTCCGGCTGCTGAAGCGCCCGCTGCTGAAGAAGCTCCGGCTGCTGAAGCGCCCGCTGCTGAAGAAGCTCCGGCTGCTGAAGCGCAGACAACCGAGGCTTAG
- a CDS encoding GNAT family N-acetyltransferase, translated as MTETTIEQLRIPESLDGAPASDFLQAVEVSRQVRVHTWGNDELAYTAEELFAQCHDPYEWYVVLVARNASEIVGRVGIAMPLADNTDLAHVTLDVLPSAEGVGLGRKLLEAAELFVRGESRKIVMVETNHPAAALGEGTKDPIPATHGGASLPLSSREARFAYSAGYDLDQVEDFSVCPLPLPHALVSELRKKAVATHQSSYAVHQWVDRCPEEWAQEFVRLEQGPAPTVDAGQAQLDVAKMRVAEELSSATKRRTLVSAAECLATGSLVGFTSISLLGHRNDVAFQDDTIVEKAHKGKDVALAMKVANMEMLSRQFPSTKTIYTWNSPGDSSILSVNAQLGFANAGATGQWRKDLNNMQ; from the coding sequence ATGACAGAAACGACCATTGAGCAATTGCGGATTCCGGAATCACTTGACGGGGCGCCCGCCTCAGATTTCCTGCAGGCCGTTGAAGTTTCGCGTCAAGTTCGGGTTCACACGTGGGGTAATGATGAACTGGCATATACGGCGGAGGAGCTCTTCGCCCAATGTCACGATCCTTACGAGTGGTACGTGGTTCTTGTGGCCCGCAACGCCAGTGAGATCGTTGGCCGTGTGGGCATAGCCATGCCACTGGCAGACAACACGGATTTGGCTCATGTCACCCTAGATGTACTCCCATCCGCCGAAGGCGTCGGTCTGGGCCGGAAGTTACTGGAGGCCGCTGAGCTGTTTGTGAGGGGAGAGAGCCGCAAGATCGTCATGGTGGAGACAAACCATCCGGCGGCTGCCCTCGGTGAAGGCACAAAGGATCCGATTCCTGCTACCCATGGCGGTGCTTCTTTGCCATTGAGCAGCAGGGAAGCCAGGTTTGCCTACAGCGCAGGTTACGATCTTGATCAGGTTGAGGACTTCAGTGTCTGTCCGTTGCCGCTACCGCATGCACTGGTGAGTGAACTGCGCAAAAAAGCTGTTGCCACGCACCAGTCCTCGTACGCGGTGCATCAGTGGGTGGACCGCTGTCCAGAAGAGTGGGCACAGGAGTTCGTTCGTTTGGAGCAAGGTCCTGCTCCCACAGTTGACGCTGGCCAAGCTCAATTGGATGTGGCAAAGATGCGGGTGGCAGAGGAATTGTCCTCCGCCACTAAGCGGCGCACATTGGTTAGTGCGGCAGAGTGTCTGGCAACCGGAAGCCTGGTGGGATTCACTTCCATTTCACTGCTGGGGCACCGCAACGACGTCGCTTTTCAGGATGACACGATTGTAGAAAAAGCACACAAGGGAAAGGATGTGGCATTGGCGATGAAGGTGGCGAACATGGAAATGCTCTCACGGCAGTTTCCTTCGACCAAGACCATCTACACCTGGAATTCCCCCGGGGATTCTTCGATACTCTCAGTTAATGCACAGTTGGGTTTTGCCAACGCCGGCGCAACAGGACAGTGGCGCAAAGACCTCAACAACATGCAGTAA
- the rplA gene encoding 50S ribosomal protein L1 encodes MAKRSKAYEAAQAKIDVDNTYAPFDAIKLAKETNPSKFDATVEVAFRLGVDPRKADQMIRGTVNLPHGTGKTARVLVFATGERAEAAIAAGADFVGTDDLIEKIQGGWTDFDAAVATPDLMGKVGRLGKVLGPRNLMPNPKTGTVTNDVAKAVNDIKGGKIDFRVDKHSNLHFIIGKVSFDAVKLGENYAAALEEVLRLKPSASKGRYLQKATVSTTFGPGIPVDPQATKVVIED; translated from the coding sequence ATGGCAAAGCGCAGTAAAGCATATGAGGCAGCTCAGGCGAAGATCGATGTGGACAACACATACGCACCCTTCGACGCCATCAAGCTCGCCAAGGAAACAAACCCGTCCAAGTTCGACGCCACCGTTGAGGTTGCCTTCCGTTTGGGTGTAGACCCTCGTAAGGCCGACCAGATGATCCGTGGCACAGTAAACCTGCCTCACGGTACCGGTAAGACTGCCCGCGTTCTGGTTTTCGCAACAGGTGAGCGTGCCGAAGCTGCTATCGCAGCCGGCGCCGACTTTGTTGGCACCGATGACTTGATCGAAAAGATCCAGGGCGGCTGGACCGACTTCGACGCAGCCGTAGCCACACCTGACCTCATGGGTAAGGTTGGCCGTTTGGGTAAGGTTCTGGGGCCTCGTAACCTCATGCCTAACCCCAAGACAGGTACCGTCACCAACGACGTCGCCAAGGCTGTCAATGACATCAAGGGTGGAAAGATCGACTTCCGCGTCGACAAGCACTCCAACCTGCACTTCATCATCGGCAAGGTTTCCTTCGACGCCGTAAAGTTGGGCGAGAACTACGCAGCAGCTCTGGAAGAGGTGCTTCGTTTGAAGCCTTCAGCTTCCAAGGGCCGTTACTTGCAGAAGGCCACTGTCTCAACGACCTTCGGCCCTGGCATTCCCGTGGATCCCCAGGCCACCAAGGTGGTTATTGAGGACTAG